The nucleotide window ATGGCATCAAGTGTACATTGAGACTTCCTTGAGCGTTCTCACCTTGAGGCTTTACAATAACACTTTGGGATGGACTTACACTGAAGTCGACCTTTGGTGCACTATCAGCTGAGACCGAATTTCCCATTCCTAATAAAATAAAAAATATAATAATACCAAACATTGCTGATATTTTCCTCATGGTAAATGATACCTCCTTTCTTTCTCCTATATTTATATAAACTGATACTTTTTGCCTATTATATTACTATTAGTATATCAAATCCCCTAAATGCACAAAATACTTTTTTTGTAGCAATTTGGATTTATTTTTATTAATACGTCGAAAAATAAACTTACTATTACAAAAAAATGGCCAATTCGTGAGAATCGGCCTTCTTTTCTATTTCAGGGTATTTAAATGTAAAAATCTTTATCCATTTCATCATCACCTTGTTAACAAGATGAATACTCCGCCACCCGATTCCTTCCTGCTCGCTTTGCCCCGACATAAAGGGCCCTGTCGGCATGTCGAATCAAGGCAAGGGCATCCTCGGCATTTTCTGGTGCTGTTGCAACACCAATAGAAACGGTTATCTTCACCTGCTGCTGTTTCTGATCCATGGATTGTTGCAGGGTAAATGGCCAGTTGGCAATCGACTGTCTGATTAGTTCAGCCATATGGAGGGCATCCTCTTTTGTTACGTCAGGTATGAGAACAACGAATTCTTCACCGCCATATCGGGCAACTGTGCCGCGATTGGCAATTAACTTATCGAGCCTGTTTGCAAGCTCATAAAGAATTTCATTTCCGCTTTGATGACCATACGTATCATTAATTTGTTTAAAGTGATCAATATCAAGAATAATCAAGGACAACATGTTCCGCTCGAAAGTAGTCAGTCTTTCAAATTCCTCGTTTAACACCTTTTCAAAATATCGATAGTTATAAAGTTTTGTTAAAGCACAGCGCTCACTTTGCATTTTCGTTCGTTCATAATGCTTGGCGTTTTCCATGGCCACCGCAAAGTATGAACATAAAATATCAACAATCATGAGTTGATATTTCTCATATGCTCGTTTTCGTTTCGAAGCGAGTAACAACACCCCAATAACGTTCTGACTTTTTACTATTGGAACACATAAAATACTTTCTACGTCGCCAGGGATGTAATTCATCGGGATCCCACGCCATTGCATTCTTGCAGTATAAAATACAGCTTTTTGTTTAGACCAGGTTGTACCAATTATGCCATCGTCTTTTTTAAATGCTGGCAGTTCATTTATGCTAACCTCACCGGCTTCTATATGACGGATTAATTTCAGCTCATTATCACTTACTTCTAGTATATAGGCATAATCAACCGGGAGCATTTCACAAAGTTTTTGGATAAAAAGGTTTACGACATCATCAACCTGCAAACGTTCGGCCATCTGATGACCAATTTCAGCTGCCTTTTGTAAATATTCATTTATTTTTTCACTCGAATAATAGAGGTTAAAAATGATCGACAGGCTTACAAATGGAACACCGACAAATATAATGGCCAATAATCCCACTTGGTTATAAAGAATATATAATACAAAACCAATTGGAAAAGTAATTAATGTAGTAATAGTTTCGACAAAAAAGTCCTTCCCAAAATACGGCTCTTTACTCTTATAAATAACATAAAGGTTAAAGGATATGATGATTTGATTTAAGGAATAATATAAAACAATGTATATGACTGCAAGCCAAAGTGAATGGGGAACTCCGGATAGATTAGGGCGGACCTGACCGCCGAGTAAATAATAGATTAACCCGCTAAAAAAAGAAACGAGAAAGAACATTATCAGATTAAGCGGCAAACGGAATAGCTGCCCTTTTTGAAGAACCTTTAGCTTAAGTAGTAAGGCAATGACGGCAAACTGGGCATAAAGAATTTCAACAAATAACCCAAATCGTAAAAATGTTGCAAGGGCCACCCATTGGATAACAAATATAAACACATCATTGATAACAATTGGCATAACCGCAACGACAGTTGTGAGCAGTAGGAATGCCAACAAGTCGACCCAATTATCAGATAGATGAGGAGGGTATGTTTTATAGGTAAACCACAATCCTGCTGGAACCATTAAAAACCAAATTACAAAAGCAATTTTTTTCACCGTAGGGTTTACCTTCATCATAATCCTCCTTCCCCATTATTTTTAATTCAAAGTAAGTTTATCAAATTATAGTACGCTTGTCACAATGAAATTGCATTATTTTTCAAATATTTGCTTAAATATGGTTTTGCTTCAGAAATAAAATAAAGAGAACCTGTGATGACAAGGATATCAGAAGCTTCTAGATCCTGAATTTCTTCAAGAAGAAAGGATTGCCAGTTTTCCACTGCTAGTTTGTTTTCGGAACCGCTAAGCTTAAGCAACTCCTCTGCACTAGCCGCACGTGAAAAATCAAAACTGACAAAAGTAATCTGATTCGCGATTTGATCAAGCTTGCTAATCATTTCATCTAGTTTTTTATCCTTTAGAGCTGCAAATACAATTTTGATATACCGATCACTGTAGCGTGATGATAGTTCCTTGGTTAATGCCGTTATTCCTTCGTCATTATGGGCACCATCAATAATGACGAGCGGATTTTCTGATAGAACTTCAAATCTCCCAGGCCAATAGGCTTGTTTTAATCCTGCTCGAATGGATTGCTCCGTGACCGCGAAATAGCCCTTCTCATTCAAATACTGAGCAGATAAAACGGCCAGAGCTGCATTTTCGGTTTGATGCTGACCAATCATACTGATCTCAAGTTGTTTTAGGGGTTGCGGCTGTGTTTCTAGTGTGAACTGCTCACCTCTAGCAAGCGATTCATGTCCACTTAATGTAAATTCATGATTTAATCTAGTAATTGGTGCTGACTTTTTATCCGCTTGCTCCTCAATTACCTTTAGAGCGCCCATGTGTTTGACCGCTGTATAAATGGGGGTCTTCTCTTTAATAATTCCGGCTTTTTCAAAAGCAATTTCCTCATAGGTGTTTCCTAGAATGTTGGTATGGTCGAGTCCAATATTTGTAATGATAGAGACAAGTGGCTGAATAATATTTGTCGAATCAAATCGTCCGCCAAGACCTACTTCAAAAATGACAATATCAACCTTTTTTATCATCGCAAAAAAATAGAATGCCATGGCGGTAATGACTTCGAACTCGGTTGGGCCCCCCAATTCGGTTTCCTCTAATTCATCTGCCAACGGACGAATGACATTTGCTAGCTGCAATAATTCCTCATCACTAATTGGATTCCCGTTGACACTAATCCGCTCATTAAACTGTTCTATATATGGTGAAGTAAATGTACCGACTGTATATCCCCCTGCTTGGAGGATGGAGCGTAAAAAGGTGACAGTTGAGCCTTTGCCATTTGTTCCGCCAATATGGACCGCTTTGATTTTGTTCTCAGGATTGTCTAGCCGCTCCATCATCCGCTCCATCCGTTTTAAACCAGGTTTAATGCCTAATCGTAGCCTAGCATGGATCCAGTTTAGGGCTTCTTGATATGTAGTAAACATTTTTGTAACACCCCTTTTTAATATAAGTAAGACGAATCCATTGCTGAATTCGCCTCTTACTGCTTATTATCCTCTTAATTCTTTAATTCGAGCCTCGACAATGCTTCTCTTTTCGAGATAATCCTGCTCTTTGGCACGTTCTTCGGCAACCACACTGTCAGGTGCTTTTTTCATGAAGCCTTCATTGCTTAATTTCTTTTGAACTCTGTCTACCTCTTTATTTAATTTATCATATTCTTTTTCAAGTCGGGCAATTTCTTCATCGATATTAATTAATCCTTCAAGCGGCAAGATGATTTCTAAGCCTGTCACTACAGCGGTCATTGCTTTTTCAGGTGCTTCAATATCTACACCCATTTGCAATTCTTCCGGATTACAGAAGCGTTCAATATAGCTTCGATTGTTTTCAATAGCTTTTAGAATGGCTTCATCCTTCGCCTTAACTAACATTTTGATTTTCTTGCTCATTGGCGTATTTACCTCTGCACGGATATTGCGTACAGCGCGAATCATTTCCATGTGAAGCTTCATTTCCCCGGCTGCCTGGTCATTGGATAGTTCTGGATTTACTACCGGCCATGCGGCAGTTGTGATCGACTCACCCTTGTGAGGAAGGTTCTGCCAAATTTCCTCGGTAATGAATGGCATGAACGGATGCAGCAAGCGCATTGTGTTATCTAAAACATGTGCTAGAATAGAACGGGTTGTTTTCTTCGCTGCTTCATCTTCTCCGTACAGTGGAAGCTTCGCCATTTCGATATACCAATCACAGAAGTCATCCCAGATAAAGTTGTATAAGGCACGACCCACTTCACCAAATTCATAACGCTCTGAAAGTTTTGTCACGTGCTCAATCGTTTCGTTTAAGCGAGTTAAAATCCACTTATCCGCAACAGACTTTTCACCGCTAAAATCAATTTCATCATATGTCATGCCATCCATATTCATTAACGCGAAACGGGAAGCATTCCAAATCTTATTAGCGAAGTTCCAAGTTGATTCTACTTTTTCAAAACTAAAGCGTAAATCCTGGCCTGGTGAGCTTCCCGTTGAGAGGAAGTATCTTAAGGCATCGGCACCATATTTTTCGATGACATCCATTGGGTCAACACCATTTCCAAGTGATTTACTCATCTTACGTCCTTGTTCATCACGAACGAGACCATGAATAAGAACATCTTTGAATGGACGGTCGCCAGTAAATTCAATACTTTGGAAAATCATTCGTGATACCCAGAAAAAGATGATATCGTAACCTGTTACCAATGCGTCTGTAGGAAAATAACGTTTGTAATCAGCCGCTTCTTGATTTGGCCAACCCATTGTTGAAAAAGGCCATAACGCTGAGCTGAACCATGTATCTAAAACATCATTGTCCTGGTTCCAATTTTCTTCATCTGCTGGTGCTTCAAAGCCAACATAAACTTCTCCCGTTTCCTTGTGGTACCAAGCAGGAATCCGGTGACCCCACCATAGCTGTCTTGAAATACACCAGTCACGGATATTTTCCATCCAGCGTAAATACGTTTTTTCAAAACGGTCCGGAACAAAGTTTACTTTATTTTCTTTGTCTTGCAAGGCAATCGCTTCATCTGCAAGTGGCTGCATTTTTACAAACCATTGTGTTGAAAGGTATGGCTCAACAACTGCACCACTGCGTTCAGAGTGGCCAACAGAATGCAAATGATCTTCTATTTTGAAAAGAACACCTAGTTCTTGAAGGTCTTTAACGATTTGCTTACGACATGCAAAACGGTCTAGTCCTTGATATTTACCTGCCTTAGCATTCATCGAGCCGTCCTCGTTCATGACAAGTACACGCTCAAGATTATGGCGGTTACCGACTTCAAAGTCATTCGGGTCGTGTGCAGGCGTAATTTTTACGGCACCTGAGCCAAAATCCATATCCACATAATCGTCGCCCACGATTGGGATTTCGCGGCCAACGATTGGCAGAATTACCGTTTTTCCGATGAGGTGCTTGTAACGGTCATCTTCCGGATGTACCGCAACAGCCGTATCACCAAGCATTGTTTCCGGACGAGTGGTTGCAATTTCAATGTGGCCGCTGCCATCTGCCAATGGGTATCTTAGGTGATAAAAGGCACCTTGAACATCCTTGTAAATGACTTCAATATCAGATATAGCTGTTTTTGTCGAAGGATCCCAGTTAATAATATACTCCCCGCGGTAGATAAGGCCTTTTTTATAAAGGGTGACGAATACTTCCTTAACAGCGTCTGATAAGCCTTCGTCAAGGGTAAAACGCTCGCGGCTGTAATCAAGGCCGAGACCTAGCTTTGACCATTGCTGACGGATGTGGGATGCATATTCTTCCTTCCACTTCCATGTTTCCTCAACGAATTTTTCACGACCTAAATCGTAACGACTTTTGCCTTCGCTGCGAAGCTTTTCTTCAACCTTTGCTTGTGTAGCAATTCCGGCGTGATCCATTCCTGGAAGCCATAGTACATCATAGCCTTGCATCCGTTTCATGCGCGTTAGGATATCTTGAAGTGTTGTATCCCATGCATGGCCAAGATGCAGTTTACCGGTAACATTTGGCGGTGGGATTACAATTGTATATGGCTCTTTGCCTTCATCATCTTTTGCCTCGAAAAACTTACCTTGTAACCACCAGTCATAACGACCCTTTTCAATCGATTGCGGATCGTATTTGGTCGGCATGGTTAATTCTTTTGTTTCCATTTAAAATTCCTCCTTCAAACATAAAAACCCCATTCGTCATAAAAGGACGAATGGAGTTTGCTTCGCGGTACCACCTTTTTTCCAATCAAAAAACATGATTGGCTCTTAAATCAGATAACGGATTTCATCCGTCCTCAACTACTGGGGCACATTGGCCTGTTCGCAGAAGAAGCTCATGGGCGACATTCCGACTTTCCTCTTAGGAAATCTCTCAGCAACTGATTTCCCTCTCTTGAAGCAGGATGGTATCGTACTCTTCCCTGTCTTTGCTTTTGTTTTTAAATTATATTGTTATACTACCCAAAAAAGGGGATTCACGTCAATCATGATCGCCAAATTTTTTATAATTTATACTATATGCATATTTACAGGGAACAAACTGGGTGATTTGAATATACTTAAGTAATGTCATATTTTTAGGGGAGGTCACAGTGAAGAGAAATCTTAACAACTACAAACACCGTCCCTGGTTCAGAACCTTCCGGAGGTTCTGCGGACAATTAATAGTACCGTTTGTGATTTTTCAATTCATTCGGACAATTTTTCTACCGACCGTCTTTGATGTATTATTGTTATCGTTTTTTATTGTTATTGCGATTTCAATCTATTTTGATATTATGTAAGGAGCCCTTAAAGCAGGTGACTACTGCGGCTGGGCTCCTTCTTTTGCCTGCTTCTGCTGGTTTTCGATTTCCGTCATCCTCATCACGATATACTCAGAATTTTTCAAATGCCAATAACGGTGCTGCAGCTGGCGTACAAATTTCATTTCATTCTTTGGTCGCGGTTTGCGATAATAGCTTTCAGCCACTTGCATGATGGGAATAGGCAGTGCTAAATAGCTGTTAAATAATAATTTCTCATCCTCTTTATAGGGAAAGTATTTAAAATAATGGTATACCCAGTCAAGGGCGGTATCATTCCGTTTTGGACTGGTATTTAGGGCCCGTGATAAAAAGGGAAGGAGATCATGAATCGGTGAGCCGTACCGGGCATTTTCAAAATTAATGAAAAAGCCATACCCCCGATCATCATAGAGAAAATGCTCCGATGACAATTTTCCGTGCGTAATCACCATCCGAGCCTTGTCATTTTCTTTTGTGGTCTCGTACCATTCTTCAAATTTTGTTTTTGAAAAACGCAATGCCTGGCTTATTTCGTTGTAATATAAGCAGTATAGCAATTCAAACGGTGACATATATGTTCTTTTCTCACATTCATCCATGAAGCCGTCAAGAAATTCTTGATGTTTTTCGAGCTGTTGAATCGTTTTTTCATAATGCTCTGTTCGTTCTTCTTGGCTGACCGTGATTTCTTTAGCCGACAGAGTATGAAGCCTTGCTAATTCTCGAAAAAGCTGCTGGCTTTTGTGTTCCCGATCTTCCTTCTGATCGTTCGGCATCCACGGCATAAGATAATAAAGATTGTTTTCATGTAAAACCGCATACCTACCATCCATCGTCGGGTAAATCGGGACAATCCTGTTAAACCCCTTTTGGTATAGAAGGTGAACATGACGGATAAAATCCGTCCCGGTATTGGGGGAGATTTTTTTTAATGCAAAGGTTCCTTTGTTCGAGTAAATCTTTTGGACAATGCCGTAATCCTCAACAAAATAAGGCTCGACAAGGTAATTTTTTAAAATGGGTGAAACAGATTCTAACCGGTTCGAGTCACTCATGTGATTTCAACTCTTTTCTTAGCAGAAAGGGATTCTTTTAAAAGAAGAGCAGGTTCAAAATCACCTGCTCGCCTTATCGTCATTCGATTACTTTTTCGCAAGGGCCCCGGGAATATATAATACTTGACCTTCGTAGACGTCTTGATTCAGTTCCAGATTATTGATGCGAAGGAGGTTCTGAACCGTAACATCATAGCGGTCGGCCAGAGTATCGACCGTGTCCCCCTTTTGCACGATACATACCTTTAATTTTGTTTGGCCTGTATTTTCGTCCTTCCTTGCAAAAAACTCTGTTAGTGTCATCTTCTTCTTTTTACCGGAAAGCTTTTTCTTTACCTTTTTGATCATATCATCCGAAGAGGACGAGGAAGAACTTTCTTCTTCAACCTTATGTTTTTTTCCATAATGATGATGTTCCTCCGGCTCAACTTCCACCACAACTTCTTCCTCAACTATTTCCAGCACAGGTTCTTTGCTGCCCTCACTCCTCGCTTCTTGGAGGTTCCAGACAGGCTCATAAACTTCTTCTTCCTCTTCTTCATCAAATTCTACCTGCGGCTGGTAGTTGAAAGTCGGGAATTTCGGCAACACTTCAACAGGTTCTTCTTTTTCCTGCTGTTTTCTTGCTTCCGCTTCAAATAAAAAGTTTTCTTGGAAAGTGCTTTGAACAGCTGGCTGTTCCACTTCTACTTCCTCTTCGTGTTCAGTATTGGAGCGGTGAAGCACTTCATATTCCGGTTCTTCTTCCTGTTGCTGTTGTTGTTCTTGTCCGTACAGACCACTGATGGTCAGTTCAGCAGATAACTTCAAGCAACTTCGTTCAGGTAAGGAATAATCAAATGATTCTACAAGGACGTCGATATCATAAATGCTTTGAATCCGATTATTCGGAATCGTGATATCGACAGGGAATCGATGGGAAAACTCACAGCTTCCCTCTTCTTCGCGTTCTGCTACCCTCTCGACAAATTTCTGTGAGGTAAATCCTTCATCTTCGCTTACATCGCTAGCTTCGTAACTTTTATATTCGCCGGTGAGTTCCAGCGAACCTCGTATGGTTACGTACTGATCGTTTTCCTGGATGGTGATGTCGGGGTCTAGGGAAATCGAAATAAGCTCTTCGACTTCCTGTCCTTTTCTAAACCACAGCGACTCCTCCAAGGAAAATCGCAGGCACGATTGATTCTCCTGGGACAAAGCGACTCCTCCTTTCGTATCCTTTACGCAAAATCACTATGTCACTTACACTCTATGAAGTAAGTTTTTTATTTATGATAAAAACAAAAAGGTTGGGGAGAAAAGAATTGTTTTGGGGGCTCCTAACCAAACAAAAAACACCCACTAAAATCAAGTGGGTGCTGCGCTAAATTATTTAAGCTTCGAAAAAGCAACCTCGGCTGCTTTAATAGTCTTTTCAATATCCACATCAGAATGCTCCGTGGATAGGAATAGGCCTTCGAACTGTGAAGGTGGTAAGAATACCCCTTGGTTGGCCATTTCGCGGTAATAGGCTGCAAAGAATTCCAAATTAGAGGTCTTGGCTTTTTCATAGTTAATAACAGCTTCGTTCGTAAAGAAGAAACCAATCATAGACCCGGCACGGTTAAAGGTAATGGGAATATCATATTTTTCAGCAGCCGCCTCAAAGCCTTTTTGAAGCAAGTCACCTTTACGGATAAACTCCTTGTAGTGATCTGGTGTTAACTGGCTAAGTGTTTCTAGCCCAGCCGTCATCGCCAAAGGGTTGCCTGAAAGGGTACCCGCTTGGTAAATCGGACCGCTTGGCGCGATTTGCTGCATGATTTCTGCCTTCCCACCGTATGCACCAACAGGAAGACCGCCGCCGATTACTTTTCCAAGACAGGTAATATCAGGAGTTATATTAAAATAGCCTTGTGCGCAATTGTAACCGACACGGAAACCGGTCATGACTTCATCAAAAATGAGCAATGAACCGTTTGTGGTAGTCATTTCACGTAAACCTTCTAGGAAGCCTGGAAGCGGCGGGACTAGACCCATGTTACCAGCAACTGGTTCAACGATGATACAAGCGATATCATCGCCAAATTGTTCAAATGCATATTTGACACTTTCAAGGTCATTATATGGCACTGTGATGGTATTTTTGGCAATGCCTTCTGGGACCCCGGGGCTGTCCGGCAAACCAAGTGTGGCCACACCTGAACCCGCTTTAATCAATAAGGAATCACCGTGGCCATGGTAGCAGCCTTCAAATTTTAAAATTTTGTTACGGCCAGTATAGCCTCTTGCCAAACGAAGGGCACTCATCGTTGCCTCTGTTCCTGAGTTAACCATCCGCACTACTTCAATGGATGGCACACGTTCAATCACAAGCTGGGCCAATTTGTTTTCTAACAATGTTGGAGCACCAAAGCTTGTACCGTTTTCAGCCGTTTTTTTCAAAGCTTCGACAACACGGTCGTTAGAGTGTCCAAGAATGAGTGGACCCCATGAAAGTACATAATCAATATACTCATTGCCATCAATATCGTAAACTTTTGAACCTTTGCCTCTTTCCATAAAAATCGGGCTCATACCAACGGATTTAAAAGCGCGTACGGGGCTGTTTACGCCACCTGGCATTAGGTTTTGGGCTTCTTTAAATGCTTCAATCGATTTCGTATACGAACGCATTTTTTTCCCTCTTTTCAAAAAGTGATTATTGGTCTTCTTTTAACCAGCGGCAGGCATCTTTTGCATGATAGGTAATAATTAAATCTGCACCAGCACGCTTCATACCAACCAGCATTTCAAGCACGGTCTTTTTCTCATCAACCCAGCCGTTCCCAGCGGCTGCTTTAATCATGGCATATTCACCGCTTACGTTGTAAATAACAACAGGCAGGTTAAAGTTATTTTTTATATCACGGACGATATCAAGATATGGCATACCTGGTTTTACAATTAAAAAGTCAGCACCCTCTTGAACATCAGATTCTGCTTCTCTAAATGCTTCCATCCGGTTAGCCGGATCCATTTGATAGGTTTTACGGTCGCCAAATTGCGGTGCACCTTCCGCAGCCTCACGGAATGGACCGTAGAAGGCAGATGCATATTTAACAGCATAAGACATAACAGGGATTTCTGTGAAACCGGCTTCGTCCAAACCAGCACGAATGGCTACCACAAAGCCGTCCATCATGTTGGATGGGGCAATAATGTCGGCGCCCGCTTTCGCTTGGGCAATTGCCGTTTTAACAAGCAATTCAAGCGATTCGTCGTTAAGGACTTTCTCCCCTTCAATCACACCACAGTGGCCGTGGTCAGTGTATTCACACAAACATGTATCGGCAACAACAATTATTTCCGGATAGTTTTCTTTAATATAACGTGTGGCAACTTGAACAATACCATGGTCATGATACGCTTGCTCACCACAGGCATCCTTCGTCTTCGGAATCCCGAATAATAAGACAGATTTTATCCCGTGAGCGACGATATCATCCATTTCTTCTTTAAGATTGTCCATCGATACTTGGAATACTCCAGGCATGGATGATACCTCATTGCGAATATTTTCACCTTCATAAATAAACAGAGGATAAATGAAATCCTCCGCTCTTAAGTGATTTTCTCGGACAAGCGCGCGCATATTGGCACTTGAGCGTAAACGGCGATGACGTGAAAATTGTAATTCCATTATGTGTTTACCCCCTAAAATAAGTAACATTTCCTTTTACTCGCGGATTGCACCGCTTTACTCGCGAAGCGCTGTTTTCAAACAGCGGATCCCTTCTCCAAATAAGTAATCATGCTTTTAATCATTTCCGCCACCGTATACTCCTCCGGTGAAGCATGTACCGTTAGTCCATATTCCTGTAACTTTTTCTCAGTAACCGGTCCGATACAGCCTATCAGACAACTCTCCATCTGTTCCTCTAAACCATGTTCCCTGACAACATCCATTAGATGGTCGACAGTCGATGGACTTGTAAACGTAAGGATGTCCAGCTGGTGATCAGCCAACATCTTCGTAAGCTTTACACGGCTATCTTCCGGCATGTAGGTTTCATAAATAACTACCTCATCCACTGCAGCCCCAGCTTCCGTTAACGCGCTGGCGATATATTCCCGGGCAAGATTCCCCTTTGGAAGCAATACCCTTGCACCACTATTTACATACGGTAAAAACTCTTCAACAAAACTTTCAGCTACAAAGGATGACGGGACAAATTCCACTTGAAGGCCCCTATGCTGCAAGACATCTGCAGTCTTTTTACCAATCACAGCTATCTTTGGAAGAGAGGAACCGGCCATATCAAAAAAAGAAAAAAAAGTGTCAACGGTAACGTTACTCGTAAAAATAATCCAATCATATGTATCAAGGGCCATCAAACAATCGTGAAGGCGCTGATTTTGTGCAATCGGCCGAAAGGCGATGAGAGGGATTTCCACAGGAGTCCCTCCGTACCTTTCAACCAACTCAACAAACGGTTTTGCTTGATTTTTTCCTCTTGGAACGAGAACCTTTTTATCAAGCAATGGTAAAGATTTTAGCATTGACCCTCAAGCTCCCGTTTGACCCTGTCAATCAAATCCTTAGCACCTTTTTCAATTAATAAATCGGCAGCTTGGTTACCAAGTTCTTCTGGATTTTGGCCGCGAAGTTCTTCCTTGAAGACATCATTTCCTTCAGGTGAAGCAACTAATACATTTAATACTACTTCATCTGTTGCATCATCAATGCGAGCGAAGCCGGCAATTGGTACCTGACAGCCGCCCTCCATTTTTTGAAGGAATGCACGTTCAGCACGAACCGCTCTCATCGTTTTCTTGCAAGTGAATTTTTCAAAAAGCTCTAGTAATTCTTTATCATCTTCGCGGCATTCAATGGATAATGCCCCTTGACCTACAGCAGGAATACAAATATCGGCATCTAGAAACTCCGTTACGACATCGGAAGTCCAACCTAGGCGGGAAAGGCCTGCAGCTGCTAAAATAATCGCATCGTATTCATCTGTTTCTAATTTTGCTAATCTTGTATCAACATTACCGCGAATCCATTTAATCTCTAAATCCGGGCGCTGCACCAATAGCTGGGCACTGCGGCGCAGGCTGCTCGTACCAATAATCGCTCCTGGCTTTAAATCGTTTAATTTTACATGGCCTTTTGAAATAAGGGCATCGCGGTGATCTTCACGGAATGGAATACAGCCAATCGTCAACCCTTCAGGCAGGACGGCAGGCATGTCTTTCATACTATGAACCGCCATATCAATCTCTTTATCAAGCATCGCCTGCTCGATTTCTTTTACAAATAACCCCTTACCACCAACTTTAGAAAGGGTAACGTCAAGGATTTTATCCCCTTTCGTAACAATTTCTTTGACCTCAAATTCGAAGGATGGATCAAGTTTTTTCAGCTGATCCATTACCCAATTTGTTTGTGTTAACGCTAATTTACTCCGTCTTGAACCAACAATAATTTTCCTCATGACTGCCTCCTAGGGTTATGCATACCATAAATGAAACGATGATAATTGACCAAATAAGAAAAAGTTTATTAATACGATTAAAAATGATCCTGTATTCCAAATGGCTAATTTCTTGCCGGATATGTTTTTCGCAATTCGTAAATATAAATAAATGCTATAGGCCGTAAGTAACAAGAACGATCCGATAATTTTCATATCGTACCACGGCATCCCCGGAACCTTAAGAAATGCCCACTGCAGACCTAAGATCACACTTAGAAGCAGCATCGGAACACCGATGACGGCCAATATGTAAGATGACTTTTCTAATTTCTCTAAATCTGCCAGCCGTAAAAGGCGTGTTCCCCATTTTTTTCGTTTCAATAAATCATATTGAAGCAGGTATAATGACGAAAAGACAAAGGATAATGAAAAGGCCCCGT belongs to Neobacillus sp. OS1-2 and includes:
- a CDS encoding uroporphyrinogen-III synthase produces the protein MLKSLPLLDKKVLVPRGKNQAKPFVELVERYGGTPVEIPLIAFRPIAQNQRLHDCLMALDTYDWIIFTSNVTVDTFFSFFDMAGSSLPKIAVIGKKTADVLQHRGLQVEFVPSSFVAESFVEEFLPYVNSGARVLLPKGNLAREYIASALTEAGAAVDEVVIYETYMPEDSRVKLTKMLADHQLDILTFTSPSTVDHLMDVVREHGLEEQMESCLIGCIGPVTEKKLQEYGLTVHASPEEYTVAEMIKSMITYLEKGSAV
- the ysxE gene encoding spore coat protein YsxE yields the protein MSDSNRLESVSPILKNYLVEPYFVEDYGIVQKIYSNKGTFALKKISPNTGTDFIRHVHLLYQKGFNRIVPIYPTMDGRYAVLHENNLYYLMPWMPNDQKEDREHKSQQLFRELARLHTLSAKEITVSQEERTEHYEKTIQQLEKHQEFLDGFMDECEKRTYMSPFELLYCLYYNEISQALRFSKTKFEEWYETTKENDKARMVITHGKLSSEHFLYDDRGYGFFINFENARYGSPIHDLLPFLSRALNTSPKRNDTALDWVYHYFKYFPYKEDEKLLFNSYLALPIPIMQVAESYYRKPRPKNEMKFVRQLQHRYWHLKNSEYIVMRMTEIENQQKQAKEGAQPQ
- the spoVID gene encoding stage VI sporulation protein D, whose amino-acid sequence is MSQENQSCLRFSLEESLWFRKGQEVEELISISLDPDITIQENDQYVTIRGSLELTGEYKSYEASDVSEDEGFTSQKFVERVAEREEEGSCEFSHRFPVDITIPNNRIQSIYDIDVLVESFDYSLPERSCLKLSAELTISGLYGQEQQQQQEEEPEYEVLHRSNTEHEEEVEVEQPAVQSTFQENFLFEAEARKQQEKEEPVEVLPKFPTFNYQPQVEFDEEEEEEVYEPVWNLQEARSEGSKEPVLEIVEEEVVVEVEPEEHHHYGKKHKVEEESSSSSSSDDMIKKVKKKLSGKKKKMTLTEFFARKDENTGQTKLKVCIVQKGDTVDTLADRYDVTVQNLLRINNLELNQDVYEGQVLYIPGALAKK
- the hemB gene encoding porphobilinogen synthase; this translates as MELQFSRHRRLRSSANMRALVRENHLRAEDFIYPLFIYEGENIRNEVSSMPGVFQVSMDNLKEEMDDIVAHGIKSVLLFGIPKTKDACGEQAYHDHGIVQVATRYIKENYPEIIVVADTCLCEYTDHGHCGVIEGEKVLNDESLELLVKTAIAQAKAGADIIAPSNMMDGFVVAIRAGLDEAGFTEIPVMSYAVKYASAFYGPFREAAEGAPQFGDRKTYQMDPANRMEAFREAESDVQEGADFLIVKPGMPYLDIVRDIKNNFNLPVVIYNVSGEYAMIKAAAGNGWVDEKKTVLEMLVGMKRAGADLIITYHAKDACRWLKEDQ
- the hemL gene encoding glutamate-1-semialdehyde 2,1-aminomutase yields the protein MRSYTKSIEAFKEAQNLMPGGVNSPVRAFKSVGMSPIFMERGKGSKVYDIDGNEYIDYVLSWGPLILGHSNDRVVEALKKTAENGTSFGAPTLLENKLAQLVIERVPSIEVVRMVNSGTEATMSALRLARGYTGRNKILKFEGCYHGHGDSLLIKAGSGVATLGLPDSPGVPEGIAKNTITVPYNDLESVKYAFEQFGDDIACIIVEPVAGNMGLVPPLPGFLEGLREMTTTNGSLLIFDEVMTGFRVGYNCAQGYFNITPDITCLGKVIGGGLPVGAYGGKAEIMQQIAPSGPIYQAGTLSGNPLAMTAGLETLSQLTPDHYKEFIRKGDLLQKGFEAAAEKYDIPITFNRAGSMIGFFFTNEAVINYEKAKTSNLEFFAAYYREMANQGVFLPPSQFEGLFLSTEHSDVDIEKTIKAAEVAFSKLK